The nucleotide sequence TGAGGAAACTTATGCTTTAGATGTGTTGGCTGTGATTTTAGGTCAAGGAAAAGTGTCTCGTCTATTTCGAGATTTACGGGAAGATAAAGGCTTAGTTTCTCATATCAGCGCCAGCAATATGAGTCAGGGAGTACAGGGCATCTTTTATATTAGTGCCCAGTTACCGGTAGAAAATATCCCTCGCGTGGAAGCGGCTATTACCGAACATATTCGTCAAATTCAGAAACAATCAATTAAAGAAACCGAATTAGCCCGCATTAGCACTCAAGTGGCCAATCGGTTTATCTTTAATAATGAAAGACCGAGTGATCGCGCGAATCTTTACGGCTATTATCAATCTCAGCTACAAACGTTAGAACCGGCCCTCAATTATCCCTCAAAAATTCAATCGTTAAAGATAGAAGAGGTTCAAAATGCCGCACAACGTTATCTATCTCCACAAGCTTACGCTATTGTAGTCATGAAACCCACTGTTAAGTAATCTATTAGACTATTTCACGGCAATGTGGAACGCAATTGCAGAACATATCTCTCAAGTCACTAACCACGAGTTCGAAGTCTTAGAACGCCGTTCGGTTAGTGGGGGATGTATCAATCAAGGTTATTCCCTTAGCGGCAAGGGATTAACCTATTTTGTTAAGATCAATCATGCTTCCCAAGTAGAAATGTTTGAAGCGGAGGCCCTCGGATTAAAACAAATGCTCGCTACCCAAACCATTCTTGTCCCTAAACCGATATGTTGGGGAATGACGGACCGTTCGAGTTATTTAGTTCTAGAATGGTTAGAATTTGGGCGGGGAAATAGCGAGTCTTGGCAAGCGATGGGGCAAAAATTGGCCCTGATGCACAAAGCCGGCGGTTCATCTCGGTTTGGTTGGGAACGAAATAATACGATTGGTTCAACGCCTCAAATTAATACTTGGACGGAAAATTGGGCCGAGTTTTTTGCTGAATACCGCATTGGTTATCAGTTGAAATTAGCCCGAAAACGTGGGGCAAATTTGCCGGATGCAACTCAGGTGATTCCTTTTGTTAAGGAGTTTTTAGGGGATAGAAAGCCTAACCCTTCTCTGGTTCATGGTGATTTATGGTCCGGTAATGCGGCGGTGACGACTTCTGGAGAACCGGTGATTTTAGATCCCGCTACTTATTATGGTGACCCGGAAGTGGATATTGCCATGACTGAATTGTTTGGGGGTTTTACGGGGGCGTTTTATCGGGGTTATAGTGATGTTTTGCCGCTAGATTCGGGTTATGAAAAACGCAAAACGCTCTACAATCTTTATCACATTCTGAATCATTTTAATCTGTTTGGCGGCGGCTATGCGGCTCAGGCTAATCAAATGTTACAGCAAGTGATGTCTGGAAAATGAATTATTAGTCATTAGTCATTAGTCATGGGTCATTGGTCATTAGTTATGAGCCAGGATTTTCAACTTATCACTCATAACTTTATTTATGTTTTTTCCTTGTATGAGGTTTAACATAAGTTCCATTTTTTTTGTAATGGCCTTTAACATGAATTTCTTTATTATCATTTCCCCACGACCAAGAAGAATTAGAATAATTTTGACTAGATTGATAGGAATTATGAGTTAGTTTATTTTGATATTTATTCTGTATTTTTAATTTTTCATCTTGTTCTTTTTGTAATTTTTCCTTTCTAGCTTCTTCTTCTTTTTTTCGACGAGCTTCTTGTTCTCTTTTTAGACGACGAGCTTCTTGTTCTTTGTCTAAACGTTTCTGTTTTAAAAATAAACGTTTTCCTTGGAGATATTTTAAGTTAATTGAAGATAAATTATCCTCATCAAAAATATTTTTCAAAATTATTTGCAAAGCTTCATTTATTAAAATATCAGCAATTATTGGATTGATTTGTTCTAATTTTTCAAGAAAAACTTCTTGCTCTTCTAAAAAATTTTCTTGCAAAATAATAATTTCTTGTTCTTTAGTTGATAATAAACTCATAATTTTTTTGTATTCTTGTATAATTTCGTTTTCTTCCTTATTTGGAGCTACATAAACATTTTTTTCTTTTGGCAACCAGCAAGATAATATGATTAGAAAAACCAAAAATATCAATAATACAATATAAAATTTACTGTTAATGTTATTGAAAATAATTAATTTAAATAATAGCAAAGTGGTTATGGGAATTATTGAACCCAAAGAAAAAAGAATTAAATACTTAATTAATTTTGAAATTATGATTCTTTTTCTGTTAGCTTTAAGATAAGCTTGCCGTTGCTTTTCTTCCCTTTCTGTTTGCATTAATTTTCTTTTTTCATCTAGTTCTTTTTCTTGATTCTTTAGTTGCTGAATAGTTCTGTTTAGAATCGTTATTGAGGTTTGAAGCTTTTCTAACTCTGCTCCCTTTTGTATAAGTTCTGCTTTTTTCTGTTCTTCAGATTGAATCCCAAAAAAGCCTAAAATTCCTCCAACGACAGAGCCTAGTAACTTCTCGTCTTTTTCATTATCTTTGTAATCCATTTAAGTACCACCCATCAATTTTTGAAGTTTTTCATATATATAGTGCCCATTTTTAGCAAAATTAATATCATGAGCTTATATTGAAAAGATATGAAAAAAATAGCTGTAATTTTTAAGCCTGCGTAGGCAGGCTTTGTTCGTGTAGCCCCACCCTTCAGGGTGTGGGCGTATATATGGGCGTGGGTATTGGTATGGGCGTATATAGCGCTACTTGCTAGGGTTAGGAAATTTTTATCCCCCCTAACCCCCCTTCATAAGGGGGGAACTTTCCTACAACCTATGTCTTAATCTATGCTTCAATTGCTATATATGGGCCTGTATGCTAGTGTCCTAATGATTAAAATGCCGCATACCGGTCAAAATCATCACCAAGCCTAATTCATTAGCCGCTTTAATCACGGTTTTATCCTTCACAGATCCCCCAGGTTGAATAATAGCAACAATTCCCGCGTCTGCCGCAGTCCTGACGGAATCATCAAACGGGAAAAACCCATCACTAGCCAAATAAGCCCCCTTAGCCGCAACTCCGGCTTCTTCTAGGGCAATTTTAACCGAACCGACGCGATTCATTTGCCCGGCACCTACCCCTAAAGTCGTGCGGTTTTTTGTCACTACAATGGCATTAGATTTAACGTGCTTAGTAACTTTCCAACCAAACAATAACTCAGCTAACATTTCCGGGGTAGGTTGTTTTTCAGTGACAATTTCCCAAGTTTCGGGGTCATCTTTAGCATCATCAGAAGCTTGTACCAAAAAACCGCCGGCAATGACTTTTACCACTTGTTTAGGACCTTCATTTAAATTCGGTAAAACTAACACCCGTACATTCCCTTTAGCCGCTAAAATCTCTTTAGCTTCCTCATCACATCCAGGGGCAACCACACACTCTAAAAAAGTTGTGGTTAGTGCTTTGGCGGTTTGGGAATCAATAGATTTATTGAGAGCAACAATTCCCCCAAAAGCCGAAACAGAATCAGCATTAAACGCCTTTTCATAAGCCTCGACTAAAGTGGTACCAATGGCAACACCGCAGGGGTTAGTATGCTTAAGAATGGCACAAGCGGCTTCATCTGAACCAAATTCTGTAATGATGCGTCGGGCGGCTTCTAGGTCAACTAAATTATTGTAACTGAGTTCCTTTCCTTGTAACTTAATAGCGGCTGCCCAACCCGTCGCTTGAGTTCCGGTTTGATACCAAGAGGCACTCTGATGGGGGTTTTCTCCATAACGGAGAGATTGCAATTCTACACCAGCGAGACTAAAACGAGTGGGTAAAGGTTTATCGGTTTCTTCTGTGGCAAGACTGGCAAAATAAGAAGCAATGGCTTGATCGTAAGCATTCGTCAAAGCAAAAGTTTCTCCGGCCATTTTTTGACGAAAGGCGAGGGAAGTTTCCCCGTTATGCTGTCTTAATTCTTCTAGATAGGCTTGATAATATTTCGGGTTAGATAATACCGTTAGATGAGCAAAGTTTTTGGCACTCGCCCGTAACATGGCCGGCCCCCCGATGTCTATTTGTTCTATCGCTTCGGCCACCGTAACATTTTCTTGAGCGATGGTTTGCTCAAATGGATAAAGATTGACTACCACTAAATCTAGAGGACGAATATTATTTGCTTGGAGGTCTTCTAAATCTTGCGGCACATCTTTGCGGGCTAAAATGCCTCCATGAACGCGAGGATGGAGGGTTTTGACTCTTCCACCGAGGATTTCGGGAGAGCCGGTGTACTCACTGACTTTGATTACGGGGAGGCCAGCCGCTTGTAGAGATTTTGCGGTTCCTCCACTGCTAATAATTTCAAACCCAAATTCTTCGACTAACTGACGGGCGAATTCTACTAGACCACTTTTATCTGATACGCTCAGTAGTGCTAAACGTCCCATGACTTTGCCGTTCCCTTTGTCTGTATCAACGAGTTTATTATCTCCCATTCGTTAGATTTTCAACCGGATCTAAATGTTAAGTCATTGAACTTAACCCCCTAGCCCTTTTCCCTACAAGGGAAGGGGGAAGAAAATATTCCGATACATTCGCGCAGGGTGAAGGGATTATTTATTGAGATAGCGCATGGCCATGCCCATCGCATCAGAAATATCCACGTCTCCATCGCCATCTGCATCTAGAAAATTATTAAGAACAGGATTTGATCCCTGTGAATTTTGAGAATGATTGCCCGTTTTCAGGAAATTTAAGACTAACGGCACGAGGACGGGTAACATTCTCTCAATAGTTTGAGCGTTAATACCTGTCCTAGATTCTACCTGTTGGGCGATTTGTTGGAGTTGGGGAGCATTAAACAGGAGATCGAGCGCTTGGGGACTTGCTTGTGTGCCGCCAAATTGGTTAATAATTTGTTGGACTTGTTGATCTCCTTCGCTATTGCGTTTTTCTTGCAGAGCGGAGCGAGTATAATTGCCAATAATTGATAGAGCCGACTGAATGGCTCCGGGCGAGGTTTGATAAGTGTTACTCAGTTGCTCTACTGTGCCCAAAATATTCGATAATTGTCCAGAATTGCCTTCTTGTTCAGGATTATTGATGGCATCTAGAATTTGATTAAATAAGCTCATGGTTAATTAACCCACCGATTTTATGACCAATATTATCAAAAATTAGTTGGGGCAGTTCTTCTTTGCCTGCCCCTAAAGAAAGAGATTATTGTGGCACTAATTCGGAATTAAACTCATTGAAAGAGCGGCGTTTTAATTGTATCGACTCAGAGCGGGGTAGGAGGTCAAAAACTTGCCTTAAAACGTCGTCCATCGCTTCGTATTTTACCTGTCCTTTGCCATTAAAAACCTCTTTTCCTTGTTGATCTAAAATCACGGTTTGAGGAACAGCCCCATCGTAATAGTAGCCGACTTCATTGATGGAATAAGAGTCTTTAATCGGAATAGAATCGACACTGATGGGGATAATACTAGCCGCTCGTCCGTAAAACTCCTGTAAACGAGACACTACGCCGGCATATTGCTTACAGTCGCTGCTATCATCCAGATAATAGACAATGATGGCGGGCATTTGTCGTTGTAAAGACTCGCTTAAGGTAATTTTAGAGGGTACTAAGGAGCCATTCCCCGCATAGACAACAAAAATATTGCCATCTAGACGATCATCGTCAATACCGGCATTTGCCGGCGAGGTGGCAAAAATACACAAGCTAGTAAAAACGGCGATCAGCATCACCAGACACAGTTTAAACCCACGTCGCCCTTGTTCAGATTTGATTGAATTTTGTTTTGATCCCATCAGCATGAATGAACCTATTTTTGCTAACTTGGTTAGAATACACACAAGACATAGTTTAATCCTGAGCGAAAATGTTGTGAATCAGCAGCAGACAACGACACGATTGAAGTCCAAGGAGCTACCGCTTCAAAGTCGGTTGGCTAATACCCACTATGCTATTTTAGGGCTACATCCTTCTGCATCCGTCATAGAAATTCGCCGTGCTTATCGGGAGTTAAGTAAACTTTATCATCCTGATACCACTGCTCTGGCTCCCGAAGTGGCTAAAACTAAGTTTCATCGCTTGAATGAAGCTTATGCTACCTTGAGTAACCCTGAGCGGCGATCGCTCTATGACTTAAAAATTGGTTACTCTCGATGGAATGTGATTCAAACCCCTCAAGATCTTAACCGATCAGGGGAGCAACAACAGCAATGGTCTAAGTCAGCTTATCTCGATCCCAGTGATCGGCCTTTATCAGCCGGAGAAATTTTTGCGCTGTTGATCTTAGGAGTCACTTTGCTCGGTTGTTTAGCACTGGCCATTTTAATGGCTTTGTTGCGCGGCGATCCCCTGGTTCCCCCTTCGGCTTTACCTAATACGAATTTTTCATTATTATTCCCCTTTATTGGCTTTTAAATTTGGAATGTTTATGGTTTTTCCCCCACCCGAAACTCCTTTATATAATCATCCTCTTCCTGTGATCGAACAATGGTTAACTGATTTGGGTTGTCAGCAAGACCGAAACAATCTACACTCTTGGACAGTGGAGCGTTCTACTTGGAAAGCAACTATTTATCTAGAAGTAGAAGAATTAAGCGTTTGTTATCTTGATGCTGCCGAAGGAGGCGGAGATATCAAACGTTCTTTTAAATATTCTTTAAGTCGGGAAGATATTGAATCAGCCGTTTTTTCTGGACCTTAAACAACTGTTAAATAGGTGTTAGGTAGAGAAAGATTTCTAAATTACCTAAAACCTAATTTTTAAAATTTTATTTTTTTATATAGCCAATTGGTGATCAATTGGGGACTGTTTTTTCTAAACCAACGGAAGGCAACAACTTTAAAAGCCGGTTTGGATAAACGGGCAATATATTTGATGATGCCATTGACCGGGCGGCGGGGAAATTTTTTGTCAATTAAGTTAACTGACCCCACATCATAAAGACAATCTAGAATTAATTTAACGGTGGCTTCTTCCCGGTCTACTAAATTTTCCAGCAGGAGAAGAACATCATCCATGCGTTTTTGTTCAATACGCTTTTTGTCGGTAACAGAAGGAATTAGAGTTTGGGGTTTTGCCAAAGCTGTATTGCGTGTTGTCAGCATTAACTTGTGGTTAACTTGGATTGTTAATGAATATACAATATTTTAACATTTTTATTTAAAATCTCTTTAAAAAACTAAAAAAACCTTTCTTAGGGAGGACGAAGGAATAGAGTCTCTATTGAAGGCAAGTGCAATAGTGTCAGAAAAGATTAATGATTAATTTAACTGAAAGTTAATGATTGCTTAGTCTAGGGAAATAGTTCCAGACTGAACTGGCCAGAGTTGCCGGCAAATATCGTCTCCACTGCTGTAGAGATGCCGATGACCCTACAGGAGTATAATTTAAAGCATTAAAAACGAAGCTTTTGTTTTAGCTTTTTACTCGAGACTGGTAAGTTTATATGACTGCATTACCTTCTATTCAAGAGCAAAATAGAATAATTCCGCCTCAACTTGATGTTCCTCCTCGCCTCCTGTTAGGTCCTGGTCCATCCAATGTCCATCCCCGAGTGTTAACGTCCTTGAGTCTCCCGCCAGTAGGACATTTAGACCCCTATTTCCTACAAGTGATGGATGAGATACAAGTATTATTACGTTATGCTTGGCAAACCGATAACCCCTTAACTCTGGCGGTTAGTGGTACCGGAAGCGCGGCTATGGAAGCTACCCTAGCTAATGTGGTTGAACCTGGGGATGTGGTTTTAGTGGGGGTTATGGGTTATTTTGGTCATCGTCTGGTGGATATGGCCACTCGTTATGGGGGAGATGTCCGCAAGTTGATGAAACCTTGGGGTGAGGCCTTTAGTTTAGAAGAGTTGCGAGAAGGGTTAGAAACTCATCGTCCGGCAATTCTGGCCTTAGTTCATGCTGAAACCTCAACCGGCGTTCGTCAACCTTTAGAAGAAGTCGGACAGTTATGTCGTGAATATAATTGTTTATTGTTGATTGATACTGTAACCAGTTTAGGCGGCGTGCCGATATTTTTAGATCACTGGGGCGTTGACTTAGCTTACAGTTGCTCTCAAAAAGGGTTAGGATGTCCGCCGGGAGCTTCTCCTTTTACCA is from Gloeothece verrucosa PCC 7822 and encodes:
- a CDS encoding fructosamine kinase family protein translates to MWNAIAEHISQVTNHEFEVLERRSVSGGCINQGYSLSGKGLTYFVKINHASQVEMFEAEALGLKQMLATQTILVPKPICWGMTDRSSYLVLEWLEFGRGNSESWQAMGQKLALMHKAGGSSRFGWERNNTIGSTPQINTWTENWAEFFAEYRIGYQLKLARKRGANLPDATQVIPFVKEFLGDRKPNPSLVHGDLWSGNAAVTTSGEPVILDPATYYGDPEVDIAMTELFGGFTGAFYRGYSDVLPLDSGYEKRKTLYNLYHILNHFNLFGGGYAAQANQMLQQVMSGK
- a CDS encoding alanine--glyoxylate aminotransferase family protein produces the protein MTALPSIQEQNRIIPPQLDVPPRLLLGPGPSNVHPRVLTSLSLPPVGHLDPYFLQVMDEIQVLLRYAWQTDNPLTLAVSGTGSAAMEATLANVVEPGDVVLVGVMGYFGHRLVDMATRYGGDVRKLMKPWGEAFSLEELREGLETHRPAILALVHAETSTGVRQPLEEVGQLCREYNCLLLIDTVTSLGGVPIFLDHWGVDLAYSCSQKGLGCPPGASPFTMSPKALEKLQSRKTPVTNWYLDMSLLTKYWGEQRVYHHTAPINMYYALREALRVVAEEGLAARWQRHLENAQLLWKGLEEIGLVCHVAQEYRLPTLTTVRVPEGVDAKAVAQKLMKEYNLEVGLGLGELAGKVWRIGLMGYNSRPENVLLLLQALSQVLGK
- a CDS encoding J domain-containing protein; amino-acid sequence: MNQQQTTTRLKSKELPLQSRLANTHYAILGLHPSASVIEIRRAYRELSKLYHPDTTALAPEVAKTKFHRLNEAYATLSNPERRSLYDLKIGYSRWNVIQTPQDLNRSGEQQQQWSKSAYLDPSDRPLSAGEIFALLILGVTLLGCLALAILMALLRGDPLVPPSALPNTNFSLLFPFIGF
- a CDS encoding thylakoid membrane photosystem I accumulation factor, with the protein product MGSKQNSIKSEQGRRGFKLCLVMLIAVFTSLCIFATSPANAGIDDDRLDGNIFVVYAGNGSLVPSKITLSESLQRQMPAIIVYYLDDSSDCKQYAGVVSRLQEFYGRAASIIPISVDSIPIKDSYSINEVGYYYDGAVPQTVILDQQGKEVFNGKGQVKYEAMDDVLRQVFDLLPRSESIQLKRRSFNEFNSELVPQ
- a CDS encoding DUF937 domain-containing protein codes for the protein MSLFNQILDAINNPEQEGNSGQLSNILGTVEQLSNTYQTSPGAIQSALSIIGNYTRSALQEKRNSEGDQQVQQIINQFGGTQASPQALDLLFNAPQLQQIAQQVESRTGINAQTIERMLPVLVPLVLNFLKTGNHSQNSQGSNPVLNNFLDADGDGDVDISDAMGMAMRYLNK
- the purH gene encoding bifunctional phosphoribosylaminoimidazolecarboxamide formyltransferase/IMP cyclohydrolase, yielding MGRLALLSVSDKSGLVEFARQLVEEFGFEIISSGGTAKSLQAAGLPVIKVSEYTGSPEILGGRVKTLHPRVHGGILARKDVPQDLEDLQANNIRPLDLVVVNLYPFEQTIAQENVTVAEAIEQIDIGGPAMLRASAKNFAHLTVLSNPKYYQAYLEELRQHNGETSLAFRQKMAGETFALTNAYDQAIASYFASLATEETDKPLPTRFSLAGVELQSLRYGENPHQSASWYQTGTQATGWAAAIKLQGKELSYNNLVDLEAARRIITEFGSDEAACAILKHTNPCGVAIGTTLVEAYEKAFNADSVSAFGGIVALNKSIDSQTAKALTTTFLECVVAPGCDEEAKEILAAKGNVRVLVLPNLNEGPKQVVKVIAGGFLVQASDDAKDDPETWEIVTEKQPTPEMLAELLFGWKVTKHVKSNAIVVTKNRTTLGVGAGQMNRVGSVKIALEEAGVAAKGAYLASDGFFPFDDSVRTAADAGIVAIIQPGGSVKDKTVIKAANELGLVMILTGMRHFNH
- a CDS encoding DUF3143 domain-containing protein, whose protein sequence is MVFPPPETPLYNHPLPVIEQWLTDLGCQQDRNNLHSWTVERSTWKATIYLEVEELSVCYLDAAEGGGDIKRSFKYSLSREDIESAVFSGP